In one window of Streptomyces sp. NBC_01224 DNA:
- a CDS encoding M28 family peptidase → MTLRRSLPGLVAGALGISLTLSAVPAATATAKAQAPTAPTVSEQQVMPHLRALQRIADRNGGNRAHGTQGYADSVAYVKNALDRAGFRTKLVPFTYNGATGNNLIADWPGGDPDHVLLTGAHLDSVKEGPGINDNGSGSAAVLTTALQVAKSRLKPERHLRFAWWGGEESGLIGSADYVGKLSGAERRRIDVYLNFDQAGSKNTRQWLVVHDDEHGETEAQQAFEAWFAERSIPTFDIGVGGSDHESFGNAGIPSSGFSTGISDCIHEACDNLANVDPKTETTSTDALIGVLWKLAATTARR, encoded by the coding sequence ATGACGTTACGAAGGAGCCTTCCCGGGCTTGTCGCCGGAGCCCTCGGGATATCCCTGACCCTGTCCGCGGTCCCCGCCGCAACCGCAACCGCGAAAGCCCAGGCCCCCACCGCCCCCACCGTCTCCGAGCAGCAGGTGATGCCCCACCTGCGCGCGCTGCAGCGCATCGCCGACCGCAACGGCGGCAACCGCGCGCACGGCACGCAGGGATACGCGGACTCGGTGGCCTATGTGAAGAACGCCCTGGACCGGGCCGGCTTCCGCACGAAACTGGTCCCCTTCACCTACAACGGCGCCACCGGCAACAACCTGATCGCCGACTGGCCGGGCGGCGACCCGGATCACGTGCTGCTGACCGGCGCCCACCTCGACAGCGTCAAGGAGGGCCCGGGGATCAACGACAACGGCTCGGGCTCGGCCGCGGTCCTGACCACCGCCCTCCAGGTGGCCAAGTCCCGTCTCAAGCCCGAGCGGCACCTCCGGTTCGCATGGTGGGGCGGGGAGGAGTCGGGACTGATCGGCTCGGCGGACTACGTCGGGAAGCTCTCCGGGGCCGAGCGCCGCAGGATCGACGTCTACCTCAACTTCGACCAGGCGGGCAGCAAGAACACCCGGCAGTGGCTCGTGGTCCACGACGACGAGCACGGCGAGACCGAAGCTCAGCAGGCGTTCGAGGCATGGTTCGCCGAACGGAGCATCCCCACGTTCGACATCGGCGTCGGCGGTTCGGACCACGAGTCGTTCGGAAACGCCGGCATCCCGTCGTCGGGCTTCAGCACCGGTATCTCGGACTGTATCCACGAGGCGTGCGACAACCTGGCCAACGTGGACCCGAAGACGGAGACGACCAGCACCGATGCCCTCATCGGCGTGCTGTGGAAACTCGCCGCCACCACTGCCCGACGCTGA